One segment of Pseudoalteromonas rubra DNA contains the following:
- the bioD gene encoding dethiobiotin synthase has translation MSAFFITGTDTEVGKTHVSSLLLKLLAQRGKKALGFKPLAAGAEEAFGQLVNEDALSLMEAASVHGKYEQINPFCFEPPIAPHIAAQRAGVTISCEALSEKYCELSTLGAEYTLVEGAGGWALPINDTQFLYDWIKQEQLPVILVVGMKLGCLNHAFLTEQAISAAGLNCVGWVANQVDPAMQEYEANLETLKQRLNAPLLGVAPYSEGTPKLQIHSALLDLLGLQHSANA, from the coding sequence TTACTGCTTAAGTTATTGGCACAAAGAGGCAAGAAAGCGCTCGGTTTTAAACCGCTTGCAGCAGGCGCTGAAGAAGCCTTTGGTCAGCTTGTGAACGAAGATGCGCTGAGTCTCATGGAAGCGGCTTCTGTGCACGGCAAATATGAGCAGATCAATCCATTTTGTTTCGAGCCACCTATTGCACCACATATCGCTGCGCAGCGTGCCGGGGTGACCATTAGCTGTGAGGCATTGAGTGAAAAATATTGTGAGTTAAGTACCTTAGGTGCAGAGTATACGCTTGTTGAAGGCGCCGGTGGCTGGGCGTTACCTATCAACGACACCCAATTCTTGTACGACTGGATTAAACAGGAGCAATTGCCCGTGATCCTGGTTGTTGGGATGAAACTGGGTTGTCTGAACCATGCATTTTTGACCGAGCAAGCTATTAGTGCAGCCGGTTTGAACTGCGTAGGGTGGGTGGCCAATCAGGTTGATCCTGCCATGCAGGAATATGAAGCTAACCTGGAGACCTTGAAACAACGATTAAATGCACCTCTGCTTGGGGTAGCGCCGTACAGCGAAGGGACACCTAAATTGCAAATCCACAGTGCTTTGCTCGATTTATTGGGCCTTCAGCACAGCGCAAATGCGTGA